Proteins found in one Helicobacter sp. NHP19-003 genomic segment:
- the thrB gene encoding homoserine kinase: protein MVVSVPATSANLGPGFDCLGLSLALKNRFSVIPATFTSIRIQGEGEGFSKFLVDNIFVKIFKESLAQQGIKENFEFSFYNSIPISRGLGSSSAIIVGALSALSHYLHGQLRKEEILEESLVYENHPDNVTPAVFGGFNVAVVEKVNGRLKAYHLRTQIPDYLKAVVVIPTHSISTKFARQALPKRYSNTDAIYNLSRSSLMAMIFMQEKWELLRLASKDRLHQDRRMRLYPVLYGVQKLALESGALMSTLSGSGSSFFNLCYAGDAPGLQARLQKKYYNFKVMVLDFENEGVQVEG, encoded by the coding sequence TTGGTCGTCAGTGTGCCTGCTACGAGCGCGAATTTAGGTCCGGGCTTTGATTGTTTGGGTTTAAGTTTAGCGTTGAAAAACCGCTTTAGCGTGATCCCTGCTACATTTACCAGCATCCGCATCCAAGGCGAGGGCGAGGGGTTTTCTAAATTCTTAGTGGATAATATTTTTGTCAAAATTTTTAAAGAGTCGCTAGCGCAACAGGGGATTAAGGAGAATTTTGAGTTTTCTTTTTATAACTCTATCCCCATTTCTAGGGGGCTTGGGAGCAGTTCGGCGATCATTGTGGGGGCTTTGAGTGCCCTTAGCCACTACCTACACGGGCAACTTAGGAAAGAAGAGATTTTAGAAGAAAGTTTGGTGTATGAGAACCATCCAGACAATGTTACGCCCGCTGTCTTTGGAGGCTTTAATGTGGCGGTGGTGGAGAAGGTCAATGGGCGACTCAAAGCCTACCATTTGCGTACACAAATCCCCGACTACCTTAAGGCTGTGGTGGTGATCCCCACACATTCGATCTCTACAAAATTTGCCCGCCAAGCCCTGCCCAAGCGCTACAGCAACACGGATGCGATCTACAATCTCTCTCGCTCTAGCTTAATGGCGATGATTTTTATGCAAGAAAAATGGGAGTTGTTGCGGCTAGCTTCTAAGGATCGCTTGCACCAAGATCGGCGTATGCGCCTTTATCCCGTGCTCTATGGGGTGCAAAAGCTCGCTTTAGAGAGTGGGGCACTGATGAGTACGCTCTCAGGCAGTGGGTCGTCTTTTTTTAACCTCTGTTACGCTGGGGATGCGCCCGGTTTACAAGCAAGGTTACAAAAAAAGTATTATAATTTTAAGGTGATGGTTTTAGATTTTGAGAATGAAGGAGTGCAGGTTGAGGGTTAG
- a CDS encoding DUF448 domain-containing protein produces the protein MRVSAFCSKNAMRTCVCCRQSFSQAVLLRFSVQGGRILPFSGVGRSFYLCHACLDDKNLLKQVLRVKNTPKDKEYLQSWLEEIRTK, from the coding sequence TTGAGGGTTAGTGCCTTTTGTTCTAAGAATGCCATGCGTACATGCGTGTGTTGCCGCCAAAGTTTTTCACAAGCGGTGTTGTTGCGCTTTAGCGTGCAGGGGGGGCGCATTCTACCTTTTAGCGGTGTGGGGCGCAGTTTTTATCTATGCCATGCGTGCCTAGATGATAAAAACCTTTTAAAACAGGTGCTTAGGGTTAAAAACACCCCCAAAGACAAAGAATATTTGCAAAGCTGGCTAGAGGAGATTAGGACAAAATGA
- a CDS encoding SMP-30/gluconolactonase/LRE family protein, which yields MAFQKWRFLPLVGLLCGLLQAQEATYKVYNKAFSGLVNTKEQPQLLYSNGKWLEGPQVLANGDVAVSDVRANEALLVQRDGTHFKVRPWFTPSGPQNGHALDWQGRLLATNYGKGGIERLEKGHWKVLVDNYNGQKFNSPNDLTIDRKGRIYFTDPKFWHDMREQGEEYVYRYDPATHEIKRLNTPLLKTPNGIALSPDNQTLYVADSQLAHDPENKNLKHQVLAYTIDANGDLSNPRVFAMIEPGFPDGIKVDPHGNLWVGNGHGISVFNPKGKMLGEIILPQVVSNLAFSLSPKTLQILQQHQVFAAEDSPALLFVTSASNLYVFRLGEDF from the coding sequence ATGGCTTTTCAAAAATGGCGGTTTTTGCCTCTAGTCGGACTGTTGTGTGGGCTGTTGCAAGCACAAGAAGCCACTTATAAGGTCTATAATAAAGCCTTTAGTGGGCTCGTCAACACCAAAGAACAGCCCCAACTGCTCTACAGCAATGGCAAGTGGCTAGAAGGCCCGCAGGTCTTGGCAAATGGCGATGTGGCGGTGAGCGATGTACGGGCTAATGAGGCTTTGCTTGTGCAAAGGGATGGCACGCATTTTAAAGTCCGCCCATGGTTTACCCCCTCTGGCCCGCAAAATGGGCATGCCCTAGATTGGCAGGGGCGACTACTTGCCACAAATTACGGCAAAGGGGGGATCGAGCGGCTGGAAAAGGGGCATTGGAAGGTGCTTGTGGACAATTACAATGGGCAAAAGTTCAACAGCCCCAATGATTTAACGATCGACCGTAAAGGGCGCATTTACTTCACCGATCCCAAATTTTGGCACGACATGCGCGAACAGGGGGAAGAATATGTCTACCGCTACGACCCCGCCACACATGAGATCAAACGCCTCAACACCCCGCTTTTAAAAACCCCCAATGGGATCGCCCTAAGTCCTGACAACCAAACCTTATATGTCGCCGACAGTCAGTTGGCGCACGACCCTGAAAACAAAAACCTCAAACACCAAGTCCTCGCCTACACCATTGACGCCAATGGGGATTTGTCTAACCCGCGTGTCTTTGCCATGATCGAGCCGGGCTTTCCCGATGGCATTAAGGTTGATCCGCACGGCAATTTATGGGTGGGCAATGGGCATGGAATTTCGGTGTTTAACCCCAAGGGCAAAATGCTAGGCGAAATCATTTTGCCCCAAGTGGTGAGTAATCTCGCATTTAGCCTCAGCCCCAAAACCTTGCAAATCTTGCAACAACACCAAGTCTTTGCCGCAGAGGACAGCCCCGCTTTGTTGTTTGTAACCTCAGCCTCCAATTTGTATGTTTTTAGGCTTGGGGAGGATTTTTAA
- the selB gene encoding selenocysteine-specific translation elongation factor, protein MIPPYFLLGTCGHVDHGKSALIKALTGFEGDTSVHEKERGITIDLSFSHLKIAERTLGFIDVPGHKSLVSTMVGGSFGFDAGLFVVDAHEGVKEQSLEHALVLSLLKIPCILVLSKADKCQDIEASKEAICAALKPYPLDILGVLACSVYDLKSIQALKNFLSTYPFKKRQMGLDLEQLFRLYVDRVFVLPGRGVAVSGSVWGGMVRKGDSLLVASLNQVVGVKTLHQHGQEVQKAGLHERVALQLQGVKAQDLKVGMLLSSKGYLRGFDRLDIELSTYDKDPLKHNQSVGVQIGTHKLNAKLLILEYPYATLVLDAPVFACYLDTAIISINQRVWGAAKILNPIVDLLKKPVKLPLLKALAQRDLKTAFSLLVRAHKKGFGLLSSMQRFGCTHQHALEIANTLEGVLVDSKDFVLYPKETLKSVLYTLKNIYAKNPQALLSPKSLNSKHSYISHHLANLAFHALAKEGFLKQEGGLWLLAHLELDKLQDKLQDKLYQMLLEGGLTPEAPYNLYDHLDTDRQMGDDALKALCQQKKIYRLCHNVFVAKSALDKAINSMLEILRVSGYLDVQLLKEKLILSRKYAIAYLEYLDKRGYTHNEQGRRTLKNPPQA, encoded by the coding sequence GTGATCCCCCCTTATTTTCTCTTAGGCACTTGTGGGCATGTCGACCATGGCAAAAGCGCGCTCATCAAGGCATTGACAGGTTTTGAGGGCGACACCAGTGTGCATGAAAAAGAGAGAGGGATCACCATTGATTTAAGCTTCAGCCATTTAAAGATTGCAGAACGCACGCTAGGCTTTATTGATGTGCCCGGGCATAAAAGCCTTGTGTCTACCATGGTGGGCGGGAGTTTTGGCTTTGACGCGGGGTTGTTTGTGGTGGATGCACACGAGGGTGTGAAAGAACAGAGCTTAGAGCACGCTTTGGTGCTTTCTTTATTAAAAATCCCCTGTATTTTGGTGCTCTCTAAGGCGGATAAATGCCAAGACATTGAAGCGAGCAAAGAGGCCATTTGCGCCGCCCTAAAGCCCTACCCTTTAGACATTTTAGGGGTGTTGGCATGCAGTGTCTATGATTTAAAAAGCATCCAAGCCTTAAAGAACTTTTTAAGCACCTACCCTTTTAAAAAACGCCAAATGGGCTTAGATTTAGAACAGCTCTTTAGGCTGTATGTGGATCGGGTGTTTGTGTTGCCCGGGCGAGGAGTGGCGGTGAGTGGGAGCGTGTGGGGGGGGATGGTGCGCAAGGGCGATTCGCTTTTGGTGGCTTCCTTAAACCAAGTGGTGGGGGTGAAGACCTTACACCAGCACGGTCAAGAAGTGCAAAAGGCAGGCTTGCACGAGCGAGTCGCTTTGCAACTCCAAGGGGTCAAGGCACAAGATTTAAAAGTGGGCATGCTCTTAAGTTCTAAGGGCTATTTGCGCGGCTTTGACAGATTAGACATCGAGCTTAGCACCTACGATAAAGACCCCTTGAAGCACAACCAAAGCGTGGGCGTGCAAATCGGTACACATAAGCTCAACGCCAAACTTCTCATTTTAGAATACCCCTATGCCACTTTGGTGTTAGACGCACCCGTCTTTGCATGCTATTTAGACACAGCCATCATCAGCATTAACCAGCGGGTGTGGGGGGCGGCAAAAATTTTAAACCCCATTGTAGACTTGCTCAAAAAACCCGTGAAACTGCCCCTATTAAAAGCCCTAGCCCAAAGGGATTTAAAAACAGCCTTTAGCCTACTTGTCAGGGCGCATAAAAAGGGCTTTGGCCTGCTCTCTTCCATGCAACGCTTTGGCTGCACGCACCAGCACGCCCTAGAAATCGCCAACACCTTAGAAGGCGTTTTAGTCGATTCTAAGGACTTTGTGCTTTACCCCAAAGAAACCCTCAAAAGCGTGCTCTACACTCTCAAAAACATTTACGCTAAAAACCCCCAAGCTTTGCTTAGTCCCAAAAGCCTCAACTCCAAGCACAGCTACATCAGCCACCATTTGGCAAATTTAGCCTTCCATGCGCTCGCCAAAGAGGGGTTTTTAAAACAAGAGGGGGGTTTGTGGCTTTTAGCGCATTTAGAGCTAGACAAGCTTCAAGACAAACTACAGGATAAGCTCTACCAAATGCTCTTAGAGGGGGGCTTGACCCCTGAAGCCCCCTACAATCTTTACGACCATTTAGACACCGATCGTCAAATGGGCGATGACGCCCTAAAAGCCTTATGCCAGCAAAAGAAAATTTATAGGCTGTGCCATAATGTCTTCGTCGCTAAGAGTGCCCTAGACAAAGCCATAAATTCGATGCTAGAGATTTTGCGCGTCAGTGGCTACCTAGATGTCCAGCTGCTTAAAGAGAAACTGATTCTTTCGCGTAAATACGCCATCGCCTACTTAGAATACCTAGACAAACGCGGCTACACCCATAACGAACAGGGCAGGCGCACCCTTAAAAATCCTCCCCAAGCCTAA
- a CDS encoding tautomerase family protein has protein sequence MPLVNIKLAKEDTPVTPEQKKALIEGATDLLVKVLNKNRATTVVLIEELTPDSWGIGGQSVQEIRQNTKK, from the coding sequence ATGCCTCTTGTCAACATCAAACTCGCCAAAGAAGACACCCCCGTAACCCCCGAGCAAAAGAAAGCTCTCATTGAAGGGGCGACAGATTTGTTGGTGAAAGTGCTCAATAAAAACCGCGCCACAACGGTGGTACTCATTGAAGAACTCACCCCCGATAGCTGGGGCATAGGCGGGCAAAGCGTACAAGAAATCCGCCAAAACACCAAAAAGTGA
- the rimP gene encoding ribosome maturation factor RimP: MDILELEKLLEKTLEGINCTLYDVAFLKENQTDILRVSIKACDRPTSLDVCQEASLLISPLLDVSAPSLKAYTLEVSSMGLERTLSKPRHFALSIGDLIECRLSDNTRIRGVLESAQGQEIVLNTEGTLTPLSLDKIKKAKTIFEFGKAKNPKKA, encoded by the coding sequence ATGGACATTTTAGAGCTAGAAAAACTCTTAGAAAAGACTTTGGAGGGCATTAATTGCACCCTTTACGATGTGGCGTTTTTAAAAGAAAACCAAACCGACATTTTGCGTGTCAGCATTAAAGCCTGTGATCGCCCCACGAGCCTAGATGTGTGCCAAGAGGCAAGCCTGCTGATCTCCCCACTTTTAGATGTGAGTGCCCCGAGTCTAAAAGCCTACACCCTAGAGGTGAGCTCTATGGGGCTGGAGCGCACCCTTAGCAAGCCTAGACATTTTGCCCTTTCTATCGGGGATTTAATCGAGTGCAGGCTTAGCGACAACACCCGCATAAGGGGCGTGCTAGAGAGTGCACAAGGGCAGGAGATCGTGCTAAATACTGAGGGGACTTTAACCCCCCTAAGCCTAGACAAAATCAAAAAAGCCAAAACGATCTTTGAATTTGGCAAGGCTAAAAACCCCAAAAAAGCGTAA
- the rbfA gene encoding 30S ribosome-binding factor RbfA — protein sequence MENIHAKRLDAGLLEYLQEALSALDDPRLSGLTLTKVHCSKGKYHAQAYIDGAFLSPEERVGSLKALKKATPLLKAHVLQVSGWFKCPNFAFMIDESLEEQQRLDALFERIRTK from the coding sequence ATGGAGAACATCCATGCCAAACGCCTAGATGCGGGACTTTTAGAATATTTACAAGAGGCGTTGAGCGCGCTAGACGACCCCCGCTTGAGTGGGCTAACCTTAACGAAGGTGCATTGCTCTAAGGGCAAATACCACGCCCAAGCCTACATAGATGGGGCGTTTTTGAGCCCAGAGGAAAGGGTGGGGAGTTTAAAAGCCCTCAAAAAGGCGACCCCCTTACTCAAGGCGCATGTCTTGCAGGTGAGTGGCTGGTTTAAATGCCCGAACTTTGCTTTTATGATTGATGAGAGCCTAGAAGAGCAACAAAGGCTCGATGCCCTCTTTGAGCGCATAAGGACCAAGTGA
- the rsmI gene encoding 16S rRNA (cytidine(1402)-2'-O)-methyltransferase yields MLTLSATPIGNLRDITWRALEALAGCAVCLCEDVRVGKRLLFLLKQQEWATPLRSAQEKRFLPFHSHNQEAFLRQTPPNFFTDQEVVFISDAGMPCVSDPGAKLVAFAQEHNLPYEILPGASACVGAYSASGFESAGFNFVGFLPPKARDRCALLANLKGQAGVFVFYESPQRLLDTLADLSALFSHSHLFAIKEVSKLHEQRFKGPVLEVATQLRALQHSKALHGEWVLVLQNQEEAEPSLSYTQIAQMSLPPKIKAKLLAQLTNTAPKALYTQTLEG; encoded by the coding sequence TTGCTTACGCTCAGCGCAACCCCTATTGGCAATCTAAGGGACATCACCTGGCGGGCTTTAGAAGCCCTTGCTGGCTGTGCCGTGTGCTTGTGTGAGGATGTGCGGGTGGGCAAACGGCTGTTGTTTTTACTCAAGCAACAAGAATGGGCGACTCCCCTAAGAAGTGCCCAAGAAAAGCGGTTTTTGCCCTTCCATTCCCATAATCAAGAGGCTTTTTTACGCCAAACCCCCCCCAACTTCTTCACAGACCAAGAAGTTGTGTTCATCAGCGATGCGGGCATGCCCTGTGTGAGCGACCCGGGGGCTAAATTGGTCGCTTTTGCCCAAGAGCACAATCTCCCTTATGAAATTTTGCCTGGGGCGAGTGCGTGCGTGGGGGCTTACAGCGCAAGCGGGTTTGAAAGTGCGGGGTTTAACTTCGTGGGTTTTTTGCCCCCAAAGGCTAGGGATCGTTGTGCCCTTTTGGCAAACTTAAAGGGGCAAGCGGGGGTGTTTGTGTTTTATGAGAGTCCGCAGCGGCTCTTAGACACGCTTGCAGACTTGAGCGCACTTTTTAGCCACTCTCATTTGTTTGCCATAAAAGAGGTGAGCAAATTACACGAACAGCGCTTTAAAGGCCCTGTGTTAGAAGTCGCCACACAGCTAAGAGCCTTACAGCACTCTAAGGCGTTGCATGGCGAGTGGGTTTTGGTGTTGCAAAACCAAGAGGAGGCTGAGCCTAGCTTGTCCTACACGCAGATTGCCCAAATGTCCTTACCCCCCAAGATCAAGGCAAAGTTACTCGCCCAGCTCACAAACACTGCTCCCAAAGCTCTTTACACCCAAACTTTAGAGGGTTAA
- the lpxC gene encoding UDP-3-O-acyl-N-acetylglucosamine deacetylase, giving the protein MKQRTIAKQIDLVGIGLHKGVPVKMVLEPMPAGSGIVFRRSDLGVDIPLERANVIDTTMATTLGNLANPQAKISTVEHLLSAISAYGIDNLKISVDNEEIPIMDGSAIAHCMLLDEAGIAELEAPKPFMRITKEVKVEEGPKFVKISPAPAFSLDFNIDFAHPAIGKQHYSFAFSKHAYKEQIAKARTFGFLQEVNYLRSIGLAKGGNLNNCIVLDEHGIVNKEGLRYEEEFVRHKILDAMGDLAFLGMGVVGAYQACMGSHKLNAQLVQKVLESQAYEIVHLNLTPSLQQVQSLEMVRAYH; this is encoded by the coding sequence ATGAAACAGCGAACAATTGCTAAACAAATTGACTTGGTCGGGATTGGCTTACACAAGGGTGTGCCGGTCAAAATGGTTTTAGAACCCATGCCAGCGGGCAGCGGGATTGTTTTTAGACGATCAGATTTGGGTGTGGACATCCCTTTAGAGCGGGCCAATGTCATCGACACCACGATGGCGACCACTTTAGGCAACTTGGCTAACCCACAAGCCAAAATCTCCACAGTCGAACACCTCCTATCGGCGATCAGTGCCTATGGGATCGACAATTTAAAAATCTCTGTGGATAATGAGGAGATCCCCATCATGGACGGCTCTGCCATCGCCCATTGCATGCTCTTAGACGAGGCAGGCATTGCCGAACTGGAGGCCCCCAAACCCTTCATGCGAATCACCAAAGAGGTGAAAGTCGAAGAGGGTCCTAAGTTTGTTAAAATCAGCCCCGCCCCTGCATTCTCCCTAGATTTTAACATCGACTTTGCCCATCCAGCGATCGGAAAGCAGCATTATAGTTTCGCCTTCTCCAAACACGCCTACAAGGAACAAATCGCCAAAGCTAGGACCTTTGGCTTTTTGCAAGAGGTGAATTATTTGCGCTCCATAGGATTGGCCAAGGGGGGCAATTTGAACAATTGTATCGTGCTAGACGAGCATGGCATCGTCAATAAAGAAGGTTTGCGCTATGAAGAAGAATTTGTGCGCCACAAAATCCTAGATGCAATGGGCGATTTGGCCTTTTTGGGCATGGGCGTGGTTGGAGCTTACCAAGCGTGCATGGGCAGCCACAAGCTCAACGCTCAGCTTGTGCAAAAGGTGTTGGAGAGCCAAGCTTATGAAATCGTCCATTTGAACTTAACCCCAAGCTTGCAACAAGTCCAATCTTTAGAAATGGTGCGCGCCTACCATTAA
- a CDS encoding TrmH family RNA methyltransferase yields the protein MVVFGKQVVLHMLKNHPNKFQEIYLAKNIDSKTFSLLKSAHTPIVCLDFKKAQALAKGGNHQGFLAKVAPPTLSELATLKTYDRLLVLCGLSDIGNVGALFRSVAALGFEGVVLDRPLPYEGLVRASLGALYGVPFCVCPNLLDAICELKGAGVVCYGAHLEGADVRFVDFAPRLAVFLGAEGEGLSPKILKKMDGLLHICMQGGSNSLNVSVAGAIIMDRARK from the coding sequence ATGGTCGTTTTTGGCAAACAAGTGGTCCTACACATGCTTAAAAATCACCCCAATAAATTCCAAGAAATCTATTTAGCTAAAAACATAGATTCCAAGACCTTTAGCCTGCTTAAAAGTGCGCACACCCCCATCGTCTGTTTGGATTTTAAAAAAGCCCAAGCCCTAGCCAAAGGGGGCAACCACCAGGGCTTTTTGGCAAAAGTCGCCCCCCCCACTTTGAGCGAACTAGCCACACTTAAAACCTACGATCGCCTATTAGTGCTGTGTGGTTTAAGCGACATAGGCAATGTGGGGGCGTTGTTTCGGAGCGTGGCAGCACTTGGGTTTGAGGGCGTTGTTTTAGATCGCCCCCTGCCCTATGAGGGTTTGGTTAGAGCGAGTTTGGGTGCGCTCTATGGTGTACCTTTTTGTGTGTGTCCCAATCTTTTGGATGCCATTTGCGAGCTTAAGGGGGCGGGGGTGGTGTGCTATGGGGCGCATTTAGAGGGCGCAGATGTGCGCTTTGTGGACTTTGCGCCCCGTTTGGCGGTGTTTTTAGGGGCTGAGGGGGAGGGCTTAAGCCCAAAAATTCTTAAAAAAATGGATGGCTTGCTGCACATTTGCATGCAAGGGGGTAGCAACTCTTTAAATGTGAGTGTTGCGGGGGCCATTATCATGGATAGGGCAAGGAAATGA
- the infB gene encoding translation initiation factor IF-2, with translation MSEITLKDFALELGRTDVKMVIEEAKEMGLSLKANSKLDEETAGKLYDFITSKNAPVRPKPPKKEPAPKAAPKKEPMQEAQESTPKKEPAPQKPQVQKKRSIEIVSTGEKPKPALKKNQPPKPRLKSGGKSRKKVEKVEKVDKTKAPEPKAQPQVAAPTPPPPPPTTEPLLRRTRGIRIVKRTDQEEAALARAAARASALNAEPKEQLKPKKSTKPTKSTAKPGTKSRAHKLDFSQERGFNDLYEDEQDEVMLFDFHVKDLEEEEAPEEIAPKSLTDRVKIQRKNPWMSEGGIRRSTKKKRVYRPDNAQKSVQGSITISEEVRVYEFAESANLNLADVIKTLFNLGMMVTKNDFLDRDAIEILAAEFGLEVVVESTQVFVEEATQTEQTGQDLSERAPVVTIMGHVDHGKTSLLDKIRNQRVAGSEAGGITQHIGAYMVQRGGKEIAFIDTPGHEAFSQMRKRGAQVTDIAIIVIAADDGVKPQTIEAFKQAKEAGVQIIVAMNKIDKENANVDKLKAECAELGFNPRDWGGEHEFIPISAKTGEGIDNLLETILIQAEIMELKASPSTTAKAVVLEGSVEKGRGAVATVIVQNGTLKVGDPVVADIAFGKVRTMTSDQGKSIKALGPSQVAVITGLSEVPMAGSVLVAVDSENTARSLAHKKATYLRQKALSKSTKVHLDELASMVANKELQNIPIVLKADTQGSLEAIKHSLLALNNAEVSLQVISAGVGSISENDLSLVANNPHALVLGFNIRPTGNVRIKAKELRVEIKTYSVIYALLDDMKALVGGLMSPVVEEEDTGQAEVRETFVIPKVGTIAGCMVVDGVINKGIKVRLIREGVVVHVGKIVSLKRFKDDVSEVSKGYECGIMLDHHNDVRVGDVFESFKEIHKTRVL, from the coding sequence ATGAGCGAAATTACCTTGAAAGACTTTGCCCTAGAGTTAGGGCGCACCGATGTAAAAATGGTGATCGAAGAGGCGAAGGAAATGGGGTTAAGCCTTAAGGCAAACTCTAAATTAGATGAGGAAACCGCAGGCAAGCTCTACGATTTCATCACCAGCAAGAACGCCCCCGTGCGCCCAAAGCCCCCTAAAAAAGAACCAGCCCCCAAAGCCGCGCCTAAAAAAGAGCCCATGCAAGAAGCCCAAGAGAGCACCCCTAAAAAAGAGCCCGCTCCCCAAAAGCCTCAAGTGCAAAAAAAGCGCAGCATTGAGATTGTCAGCACCGGTGAGAAACCCAAACCTGCCCTAAAAAAGAACCAGCCCCCAAAGCCGCGCCTAAAAAGTGGAGGCAAAAGTAGAAAAAAGGTGGAAAAAGTAGAGAAGGTGGACAAGACAAAAGCCCCAGAGCCTAAAGCGCAACCCCAAGTCGCCGCCCCCACGCCCCCACCGCCCCCGCCCACCACAGAACCGCTTTTAAGGCGCACAAGGGGCATTAGAATCGTCAAGCGCACCGACCAAGAAGAAGCCGCTTTGGCTAGAGCCGCCGCCAGAGCGAGTGCCTTAAATGCCGAGCCTAAAGAACAGCTCAAACCCAAAAAATCCACCAAACCCACCAAGAGCACCGCCAAGCCGGGGACAAAGAGCCGTGCACATAAGCTAGACTTCTCCCAAGAGAGGGGCTTTAACGATCTTTACGAGGACGAACAAGATGAGGTCATGCTCTTTGACTTCCATGTCAAAGATCTGGAGGAAGAGGAAGCTCCTGAAGAGATTGCCCCAAAATCTTTAACCGACCGTGTCAAAATCCAGCGCAAAAACCCATGGATGAGCGAGGGGGGGATTCGCCGTTCGACCAAAAAGAAGCGCGTTTATCGCCCCGATAACGCCCAAAAGAGTGTGCAAGGAAGCATCACCATTTCTGAGGAAGTACGGGTGTATGAGTTTGCCGAGAGCGCAAATCTCAATCTAGCCGATGTCATTAAGACCTTGTTTAATCTTGGCATGATGGTCACTAAAAACGACTTCTTAGACAGAGATGCCATTGAGATTTTAGCGGCAGAATTTGGCTTAGAAGTGGTGGTGGAAAGCACACAGGTGTTCGTGGAGGAAGCCACGCAGACCGAGCAAACCGGGCAAGATTTGAGCGAACGCGCCCCTGTTGTAACCATCATGGGGCATGTGGACCATGGCAAAACTTCTTTGCTGGATAAAATCCGCAACCAACGGGTGGCGGGCAGTGAGGCGGGGGGGATCACCCAGCACATCGGAGCTTACATGGTGCAAAGGGGGGGTAAAGAAATCGCCTTCATCGACACCCCCGGGCACGAAGCCTTTAGCCAAATGCGTAAGAGGGGGGCGCAGGTTACCGACATCGCCATCATCGTCATTGCTGCTGATGATGGAGTCAAACCCCAAACGATCGAGGCGTTTAAACAAGCCAAAGAGGCGGGCGTACAAATCATCGTGGCGATGAATAAAATTGACAAAGAAAACGCCAATGTGGATAAACTCAAGGCGGAGTGTGCCGAGCTGGGCTTTAACCCCAGAGATTGGGGCGGAGAGCATGAGTTCATCCCCATTTCGGCTAAAACAGGCGAGGGCATCGATAATCTCTTAGAAACGATCTTGATCCAAGCTGAGATCATGGAACTTAAGGCATCGCCCAGCACCACAGCTAAGGCGGTGGTTTTAGAGGGTAGCGTAGAGAAGGGGCGGGGGGCAGTGGCGACCGTGATCGTGCAAAATGGTACGCTCAAAGTGGGCGATCCGGTGGTGGCTGACATTGCCTTTGGTAAGGTGCGTACCATGACAAGCGATCAGGGCAAGAGCATTAAAGCCCTAGGACCTTCTCAAGTGGCGGTGATCACGGGGCTTAGCGAAGTGCCGATGGCAGGATCGGTTTTGGTGGCGGTGGATAGCGAGAACACCGCAAGAAGTTTGGCGCACAAAAAGGCGACCTATTTACGCCAAAAAGCCCTAAGCAAAAGCACAAAGGTGCATTTAGACGAGCTGGCTTCTATGGTCGCCAATAAAGAGTTGCAAAACATCCCCATTGTGCTCAAAGCCGACACGCAGGGGAGTTTAGAGGCGATCAAACACAGCCTACTTGCCCTAAACAATGCGGAAGTGAGCTTGCAAGTGATCAGCGCTGGGGTGGGCTCGATCAGCGAAAACGATTTGAGTTTGGTGGCAAACAACCCCCACGCTTTGGTGTTGGGCTTTAATATCCGCCCCACAGGCAATGTCCGCATTAAAGCCAAAGAGCTTAGGGTGGAAATCAAAACTTACAGCGTGATTTACGCCTTGCTTGATGACATGAAAGCCCTTGTGGGCGGCTTGATGAGCCCCGTTGTGGAAGAGGAGGACACAGGTCAAGCTGAGGTGAGAGAAACCTTTGTGATCCCCAAAGTCGGCACAATCGCCGGCTGTATGGTGGTCGATGGGGTCATCAACAAGGGCATTAAGGTGCGTTTGATCCGTGAGGGTGTGGTGGTGCATGTGGGTAAAATCGTGTCTTTAAAACGCTTCAAAGACGATGTGAGCGAAGTTTCTAAGGGCTACGAGTGCGGGATCATGCTCGATCACCACAACGATGTACGGGTGGGCGATGTCTTTGAGAGCTTTAAAGAAATCCACAAGACAAGGGTGCTTTAA
- the rpmE gene encoding 50S ribosomal protein L31, giving the protein MKKGIHPEYVPCKVTCVTSGKEIEVLSTKSELRIDISSFCHPFYTGSDKIADTTGRVERFKQKYKIQ; this is encoded by the coding sequence TTGAAAAAAGGTATCCACCCTGAGTATGTGCCATGCAAGGTTACTTGTGTTACTAGCGGCAAAGAGATTGAGGTTTTGAGCACTAAGAGCGAGCTAAGAATCGACATCTCTAGCTTTTGCCACCCCTTTTACACCGGTAGCGACAAAATCGCCGACACCACCGGGCGTGTCGAACGCTTCAAACAAAAATACAAAATACAATAA